One segment of Haloplanus natans DSM 17983 DNA contains the following:
- a CDS encoding OsmC family protein, which produces MGDSKLTHYEVSASRVSPHRSRVTTEDGEFVVGHDVNPVEYLLGSVLGCLNSTGTMVARDMDIDIVSLEATVEGDVNYAKYLGKESDDRPGLQGLDVSLSVETEGDADLDAWLSAVEKRCPVTDNVGHETGVSVTLD; this is translated from the coding sequence ATGGGCGATTCCAAACTAACCCACTACGAGGTCAGTGCGTCGCGTGTCAGTCCGCACCGGAGCCGAGTGACGACCGAAGACGGGGAGTTCGTCGTCGGACACGACGTAAATCCCGTCGAGTATCTCCTCGGATCCGTCCTGGGCTGTCTCAACTCGACCGGGACGATGGTCGCCCGCGACATGGATATCGACATCGTCTCACTCGAGGCGACGGTCGAAGGGGACGTGAACTACGCGAAGTATCTGGGCAAGGAGTCCGATGACCGTCCGGGGTTACAAGGACTGGACGTATCCCTCTCGGTCGAGACGGAGGGCGACGCCGACCTCGACGCGTGGCTTTCGGCCGTCGAAAAGCGGTGTCCGGTCACCGACAACGTCGGACACGAGACCGGAGTCAGCGTCACACTCGACTGA
- a CDS encoding glycine cleavage T C-terminal barrel domain-containing protein — translation MTSNQHHPNHPNIDQSDRTVPRNLRQTGDADVDLLISTRVRQSPFWHLSVEAGCRQATVYNHMYHPRAYIDPDEGGLDAEYGLLVDEVTLMDVAVERQIRVQGPDAEAFVNYVITRDATEIESMRGKYAICCNRDGGILNDFVLLRLAADEFWFSIADADLKQWLQGVTVDSEFEVDIDEIDVSPMQVQGPKSPAVMESLVGDVIEDIPYYGLMEATINDIPVLVSQTGFSGEAGFEIYVREATKNAEAVWNPVLETVEAHGGGVTGISHQRRIAAGIMSLGQDMDDETSPFQVNLGFQIPDDKDADYVGKTELERQQEAIENGEFPFTHKLVGLKMAGEPIRDYAPDFWLVSDPETGDECGYLTSAWWNPELETNIGLGFVPAEKLQAATDVPLDDSVYDADVDLEFEVHLPDEFAEEAGEPVYATVAKVPFKQSVNPSAREQAKIHARDDMNDSESRSSDNRE, via the coding sequence ATGACGAGTAATCAACACCACCCGAACCACCCCAATATCGACCAATCGGATCGCACCGTTCCCAGAAATCTCCGTCAGACGGGCGACGCGGACGTCGACCTCCTGATATCGACCCGCGTTCGGCAGTCTCCGTTCTGGCACCTCTCCGTCGAGGCGGGGTGTCGGCAGGCGACGGTCTACAATCATATGTACCACCCGCGGGCGTATATCGACCCCGACGAGGGCGGGTTGGACGCCGAGTACGGTCTGTTGGTCGACGAGGTGACACTGATGGACGTCGCGGTCGAGCGCCAGATCCGTGTCCAGGGGCCCGACGCCGAGGCGTTCGTCAACTACGTCATCACGCGGGACGCGACCGAAATCGAGTCGATGCGTGGGAAGTACGCCATCTGCTGCAACCGGGACGGCGGTATCCTCAACGACTTCGTTCTGTTACGACTCGCCGCCGACGAGTTCTGGTTCTCGATCGCAGATGCCGACCTGAAACAGTGGCTGCAAGGGGTCACGGTCGACTCCGAGTTCGAGGTCGACATCGACGAGATCGACGTCTCGCCGATGCAAGTTCAGGGGCCGAAATCGCCTGCTGTGATGGAATCGCTCGTCGGAGACGTGATCGAGGACATCCCGTACTACGGACTGATGGAAGCCACGATCAACGACATCCCGGTGCTGGTGAGTCAGACCGGCTTTTCCGGAGAGGCGGGATTCGAGATATACGTCCGTGAGGCGACGAAAAACGCCGAAGCAGTGTGGAACCCGGTCCTCGAAACGGTCGAAGCCCACGGCGGTGGCGTGACGGGGATATCGCATCAACGACGGATCGCTGCCGGGATCATGTCGCTGGGACAGGACATGGACGACGAGACATCGCCGTTTCAGGTCAACCTCGGCTTTCAGATCCCCGACGACAAGGACGCGGACTACGTCGGTAAAACCGAACTGGAACGCCAGCAGGAAGCCATCGAGAACGGTGAGTTCCCGTTCACACACAAACTGGTCGGCCTGAAGATGGCCGGCGAACCGATCCGGGACTACGCCCCCGACTTCTGGCTCGTCTCGGATCCGGAGACCGGCGACGAGTGTGGCTACCTGACCTCGGCGTGGTGGAATCCGGAACTCGAGACCAATATCGGCCTCGGATTCGTGCCCGCCGAGAAACTGCAGGCCGCGACCGACGTTCCGCTCGACGACTCGGTGTACGACGCGGACGTGGATCTGGAGTTCGAAGTCCACCTCCCGGACGAGTTCGCCGAGGAGGCCGGCGAGCCAGTGTATGCGACGGTAGCGAAGGTTCCGTTCAAGCAGTCCGTCAATCCAAGCGCTCGCGAACAGGCCAAGATTCACGCCAGGGACGATATGAACGATTCGGAGTCCCGGTCGTCCGACAATCGAGAATAG
- the metG gene encoding methionine--tRNA ligase translates to MSHEEFPTDRPAVVTCGLPYANGDLHIGHLRTYVGGDTYARALRKLGQKTAFVSGSDMHGTPVAVNAEQEGVSPETFALEWHETYEATFPKFGVDFDNYGHTHDATNVETTTDVVRTLEENGHVYEKEIMVAYDPKEEQSLPDRYVEGTCPYCGAKARGDECDEGCGRHLEPGEIEGPVSTITGNPAEYREQTHKFFRVSAFQDYLAEFIDRLDGTSNARNQPREWIEGELRDWCITRDMDWGIDYPESEESGSPEDTRSGDGEGADDLVLYVWVDAPIEYISSTKQYTDRVGADAYDWAETWREGGEIVHVIGRDIIQHHTVFWPAMLRGAGYSEPRAVMASGFITLNGKGFSTSRNRAVWADEYLDEGFDPDLLRYYLVTNGGFQQDVDFSWERFRERVNNELVGTVGNFAYRALLFAHREFGGTPETPLSDEVRERIEVAQADFAAAVNDYSVREAGDAARALAGFGNEYIQRNEPWNLVDDDPERAAQVIRDCVQIAKAVAVLFAPVAPGTCERLWSQVGGEGSVHDVTVDAALESPASDLDEPSELYEKIPEERVEELNAKLEARVAEAEADTDDGSDSDTTETDIDFDPIESDRIDFETFQDLDIRVGEILEAEGIEGADKLARLVVDIGVEERQIVAGIKQLHDLDTLPGTRVIVLANLEQAELFGVESNGMVLAAGEAADLLTTVGDAVPGERVR, encoded by the coding sequence ATGAGCCACGAGGAGTTCCCCACGGATCGGCCGGCGGTGGTGACCTGCGGGTTGCCCTATGCCAACGGCGACCTCCACATCGGGCACCTGCGGACGTACGTCGGCGGCGACACCTACGCTCGCGCCCTGCGCAAACTCGGGCAGAAGACGGCCTTCGTCTCGGGGTCGGATATGCACGGTACCCCCGTCGCGGTCAACGCCGAACAGGAGGGCGTCTCGCCGGAGACGTTCGCCCTGGAGTGGCACGAGACCTACGAGGCGACGTTTCCGAAGTTCGGCGTCGACTTCGACAACTACGGCCACACCCACGACGCGACGAACGTCGAGACGACGACCGACGTCGTCCGGACGCTGGAGGAGAACGGCCACGTCTACGAGAAGGAGATCATGGTGGCCTACGACCCCAAAGAGGAGCAGTCGCTCCCGGACCGCTACGTCGAGGGGACCTGTCCCTACTGCGGCGCCAAGGCACGCGGCGACGAGTGTGACGAGGGCTGTGGGCGCCACCTCGAACCCGGCGAAATCGAGGGCCCGGTGAGCACCATCACGGGCAACCCCGCCGAATACCGGGAACAGACCCACAAGTTCTTCCGCGTCTCGGCGTTCCAGGACTACCTCGCCGAGTTCATCGACCGCCTCGACGGCACGTCGAACGCGCGGAATCAGCCCCGTGAGTGGATCGAGGGGGAGCTCCGTGACTGGTGTATCACCCGCGATATGGACTGGGGGATCGACTATCCCGAAAGCGAGGAGTCAGGCTCCCCGGAAGACACACGGTCCGGTGATGGCGAGGGCGCGGACGACCTCGTCCTCTACGTCTGGGTCGACGCGCCCATCGAGTACATCTCCTCGACCAAGCAGTACACCGACCGGGTCGGCGCCGACGCGTACGACTGGGCGGAGACGTGGCGTGAAGGGGGAGAGATCGTCCACGTCATCGGCCGCGACATCATCCAGCACCACACGGTGTTCTGGCCCGCCATGTTGCGGGGAGCGGGCTACAGCGAACCCCGCGCGGTGATGGCAAGCGGGTTCATCACCCTGAATGGCAAGGGTTTCTCGACCTCCCGGAACCGTGCCGTCTGGGCCGACGAGTATCTCGACGAGGGGTTCGATCCCGACCTCCTGCGCTACTATCTCGTCACCAACGGCGGGTTCCAGCAGGACGTGGACTTCTCGTGGGAGCGCTTCCGCGAACGCGTCAACAACGAACTCGTGGGCACGGTCGGCAACTTCGCGTACCGCGCGCTGCTCTTTGCCCACCGGGAGTTCGGCGGGACGCCCGAGACACCCCTCTCCGACGAGGTGCGTGAACGCATCGAGGTGGCGCAGGCGGACTTCGCCGCGGCCGTCAACGACTACTCGGTTCGGGAGGCGGGCGACGCCGCCCGCGCCCTCGCGGGCTTTGGCAACGAGTATATCCAGCGCAACGAGCCGTGGAACCTCGTCGACGACGACCCGGAGCGGGCGGCGCAGGTGATCCGCGACTGCGTCCAGATAGCGAAGGCAGTCGCCGTCCTCTTCGCGCCGGTCGCCCCCGGCACCTGTGAGCGCCTGTGGTCACAGGTCGGCGGCGAGGGATCGGTCCACGACGTGACCGTCGACGCGGCGCTCGAATCGCCCGCTTCGGATCTCGACGAACCGAGCGAACTCTACGAGAAGATCCCCGAAGAGCGCGTCGAGGAACTGAACGCGAAACTGGAAGCGCGCGTCGCGGAGGCGGAGGCGGACACCGACGACGGGAGTGATTCGGACACGACGGAGACGGATATCGACTTCGACCCCATCGAATCCGACCGTATCGACTTCGAGACGTTCCAGGACCTCGACATCCGCGTCGGGGAGATCCTGGAGGCCGAGGGCATCGAGGGCGCGGACAAACTCGCCCGTCTCGTCGTCGACATCGGCGTCGAGGAGCGCCAGATCGTCGCGGGCATCAAACAGCTTCACGACCTCGACACGCTGCCGGGGACGCGCGTGATCGTGCTCGCCAACTTGGAGCAGGCGGAACTGTTCGGCGTCGAGTCGAACGGGATGGTGCTGGCGGCGGGCGAGGCGGCCGACCTGCTGACGACGGTCGGCGACGCGGTGCCGGGCGAGCGGGTTCGATAG
- the pyk gene encoding pyruvate kinase yields MRRAKIVCTLGPASDDRHTIRELADAGMAVARLNASHGTHEDRAAVIERVHDVDAATDDPLASMLDLQGPEVRTADIDEPIDLPAESTVRFVEGDTATPEEVGLSYPIAAVEPGDRVLLDDGRIETTVESVDGETVTARVVSGGELGSRKGVNIPGVDLDLEVVTDRDRRDIEVAVEGDADFVAASFVRDADDVYAVTDAIENAGGDIPIVSKIERAGAVENIDEIIEASYGVMVARGDLGVECPLEHVPMVQKRIIQGAQDAGVPVITATEMLDSMVHSRRPTRAEASDVANAVLDGTDAVMLSGETAIGDHPVRVVETMDRIVREVEGSEEYAETREGRVPPAAAGSQTEALARAARFLARDLGAAAIVAVSESGYTARTTAKFRPGVPVVATTPRDRVRRQLALSWGVDAQYAAYREDIEGMIDAAVDTAIAAGAAESGDTVVVLSGMMTELEGTNTTNMLKVHIASETVATGRSVARGRVSGPVFRCPDGDLSEAPSGAVVVLPATFDGEFVGDTGRIGGIVDARPGMTSYAALVARERGVPMISGAPLPDDVVEGATVTLHADRGVVYEGDVTPREHQR; encoded by the coding sequence ATGCGACGTGCGAAAATCGTCTGTACGTTGGGCCCCGCGTCCGACGACAGGCACACGATCCGCGAACTCGCGGACGCCGGGATGGCCGTCGCCCGACTCAACGCGAGCCACGGCACCCACGAGGACCGCGCGGCGGTGATCGAGCGCGTCCACGATGTGGACGCCGCCACCGACGATCCGCTCGCGTCGATGCTCGACCTCCAGGGACCGGAGGTCCGAACAGCAGACATCGACGAGCCGATCGACCTGCCGGCCGAGTCGACCGTCCGGTTCGTCGAGGGCGATACGGCGACCCCCGAGGAGGTCGGCCTCTCCTACCCCATCGCCGCCGTCGAACCGGGCGACCGTGTCCTCCTCGACGACGGCCGGATCGAGACGACCGTCGAATCGGTCGACGGCGAAACGGTGACCGCCCGGGTCGTCTCCGGCGGCGAGTTGGGGAGCCGCAAAGGAGTCAACATCCCCGGCGTCGACCTCGACCTCGAGGTGGTGACCGACCGCGACCGGCGGGACATCGAGGTGGCGGTCGAGGGCGACGCCGACTTCGTGGCGGCGAGTTTCGTCCGCGACGCCGACGATGTCTACGCGGTCACCGACGCCATCGAGAACGCGGGCGGCGACATCCCGATCGTCTCGAAGATCGAGCGGGCGGGTGCGGTGGAGAACATCGACGAAATCATCGAAGCGTCCTACGGCGTGATGGTCGCCCGCGGTGACCTCGGGGTGGAGTGTCCGCTCGAACACGTCCCGATGGTACAGAAGCGGATCATCCAGGGCGCACAGGACGCGGGCGTTCCGGTCATCACGGCGACCGAGATGCTGGATTCGATGGTCCACTCGCGGCGGCCGACGCGGGCCGAAGCCTCCGACGTGGCCAACGCCGTCCTCGACGGGACGGACGCGGTGATGCTCTCGGGTGAGACGGCCATCGGCGACCACCCGGTTCGCGTCGTCGAGACGATGGATCGCATCGTCCGCGAGGTGGAGGGAAGCGAGGAGTACGCCGAGACGCGGGAGGGTCGGGTACCGCCGGCGGCAGCAGGATCACAGACGGAGGCGCTGGCGCGGGCGGCCCGGTTTCTCGCCCGCGACCTGGGCGCTGCGGCCATCGTCGCCGTCTCGGAGTCGGGATATACGGCGCGGACGACGGCGAAGTTCCGTCCCGGCGTGCCGGTGGTGGCGACGACACCGCGGGATCGGGTGCGCCGGCAACTCGCGCTCTCGTGGGGCGTCGACGCCCAGTACGCCGCCTATCGCGAGGACATCGAGGGGATGATCGACGCGGCGGTCGACACCGCCATCGCGGCCGGCGCGGCCGAGAGCGGCGACACCGTGGTCGTGCTCTCGGGGATGATGACCGAGCTCGAGGGGACGAACACCACGAATATGCTGAAAGTCCACATCGCCTCGGAGACGGTGGCGACGGGGCGAAGCGTCGCGCGCGGTCGGGTGTCCGGCCCCGTCTTCCGTTGCCCGGACGGCGACCTCTCCGAGGCGCCGTCGGGGGCCGTCGTCGTCCTCCCGGCCACCTTCGACGGGGAGTTCGTCGGCGACACCGGCCGGATCGGCGGCATCGTCGACGCCCGGCCGGGGATGACGAGTTACGCGGCGCTGGTGGCGCGGGAGCGCGGCGTGCCGATGATCAGCGGTGCGCCCCTGCCGGACGACGTGGTCGAGGGCGCGACGGTGACGTTGCACGCCGACCGGGGCGTCGTCTACGAGGGCGACGTGACGCCGCGGGAACACCAGCGGTAG
- a CDS encoding DUF7312 domain-containing protein produces MSALSDDERDDDESPWRFALDEVGEDAEKPESEVIEPERLELEHVAFVLLGVALSAFAFYAAFGSL; encoded by the coding sequence ATGAGTGCGCTGTCCGACGACGAACGCGACGACGACGAGTCGCCCTGGCGGTTCGCCCTCGACGAGGTCGGCGAAGACGCCGAGAAACCGGAGTCGGAGGTCATCGAGCCCGAACGGCTGGAACTGGAGCACGTCGCCTTCGTCCTTCTCGGCGTTGCGCTCTCGGCGTTTGCCTTCTACGCCGCGTTCGGCAGCCTGTGA
- a CDS encoding NfeD family protein gives MAVSTGALQMGLGLGPETLPLLLIVAGLGLSIAEAMAPGAHFAVLGVALLAAGIVGFLLGPLAGPLVLAALVLFFGSLALVGYRRFDFYGDAGAGQTSDSASLRGRTGRVTERVTPQSGGVKLDRGGFNPNYAARSIDGEIPVGTEVLVVDPGGGNVLTVTSLEDVQDDIDAELARGRAAMDAETEGDESTGSDPTREDEPERA, from the coding sequence ATGGCCGTATCGACGGGCGCCCTCCAGATGGGGTTGGGACTCGGGCCGGAGACGCTGCCCCTCCTGCTGATCGTGGCCGGATTAGGACTCTCCATCGCCGAGGCGATGGCCCCCGGTGCCCACTTCGCGGTTCTCGGGGTGGCCTTGCTCGCTGCGGGCATCGTCGGCTTCCTCCTCGGGCCGCTGGCCGGGCCGCTCGTCCTCGCGGCGCTCGTCCTCTTCTTCGGGAGCCTCGCGCTCGTTGGCTACCGGCGGTTCGACTTCTACGGCGACGCGGGCGCGGGGCAGACGAGCGATTCGGCGTCGCTCCGCGGCCGCACGGGCCGGGTGACCGAGCGGGTCACCCCACAGTCCGGCGGCGTCAAACTCGACCGCGGTGGGTTCAATCCCAACTACGCTGCCCGCTCCATCGACGGCGAGATTCCCGTCGGGACCGAGGTACTGGTGGTCGACCCCGGCGGCGGCAACGTGTTGACCGTCACGTCCTTAGAGGACGTGCAAGACGACATCGACGCGGAACTGGCGCGGGGGCGGGCGGCGATGGACGCCGAGACGGAGGGCGACGAGTCGACCGGCTCCGACCCCACACGCGAGGACGAACCGGAGCGGGCGTAG
- a CDS encoding transcription factor yields MAFEELLSDPVIQKYLHELVGPTGMPVAAAPPDGEVTDEELAEELGLELNDVRRALFILYENDLASYRRVRDEDSGWLTYLWTFEYENIPENLEEEMYRLLDALEERLEYERTHEFYLSEPAGIRFEFSEAMEFDFQCPETGAPLEPMENDDLIEATERRIEELRNELNVEITR; encoded by the coding sequence ATGGCTTTTGAGGAGCTGCTGAGCGATCCGGTGATCCAGAAGTACCTCCACGAACTCGTCGGACCGACGGGGATGCCGGTCGCGGCCGCGCCGCCGGACGGGGAGGTGACGGACGAGGAACTCGCCGAGGAACTGGGCCTGGAGCTCAACGACGTGCGCCGCGCCCTCTTTATCCTCTACGAGAACGACCTCGCCAGCTACCGCCGCGTCCGCGACGAGGACTCGGGGTGGCTCACGTACCTCTGGACGTTCGAGTACGAGAACATCCCGGAGAACTTAGAGGAGGAGATGTACCGCCTGCTCGACGCCTTAGAGGAGCGACTGGAGTACGAACGGACCCACGAGTTCTACCTTTCGGAACCGGCGGGCATCCGCTTCGAGTTCAGCGAGGCCATGGAGTTCGACTTCCAGTGTCCGGAGACGGGCGCCCCGCTCGAACCGATGGAGAACGACGACCTCATCGAGGCGACCGAACGCCGCATCGAGGAGCTTCGGAACGAGCTCAACGTGGAAATCACCCGCTGA
- a CDS encoding DUF2110 family protein codes for MVVLATKCYVEGSARERALDGMNALVDNAIGGLDVEWEVGVRHDDFVSVTVTGDDAVVARNVLGEEWGEIGTGFEDGELYVGTLESWDENGFVLDAGERVRIPADELGLGPGSPSQIRDRFGLVQHLPLRFVAGEPPRLADAERDRLFEWTRSDNGRLNVNSATRGEVRATLNRAGHARDIVTVERLGLLEQSVVCAEGTDPPGLLASVGEYLPAELKCVIP; via the coding sequence ATGGTCGTCCTCGCAACCAAATGTTACGTCGAGGGGTCGGCTCGGGAACGGGCACTCGACGGGATGAACGCCCTCGTCGACAACGCCATCGGCGGCCTCGACGTGGAGTGGGAGGTCGGCGTCCGCCACGACGACTTCGTCTCGGTGACGGTCACCGGCGACGACGCGGTGGTCGCCCGCAACGTCCTGGGCGAGGAGTGGGGCGAGATCGGCACCGGGTTCGAGGACGGCGAACTCTACGTCGGCACGCTCGAGTCGTGGGACGAGAACGGGTTCGTCCTCGACGCGGGCGAGCGGGTTCGGATTCCGGCCGACGAGTTGGGGCTCGGGCCGGGGTCGCCGTCACAGATCCGGGATCGGTTCGGCCTCGTCCAGCATCTGCCCCTCCGGTTCGTCGCGGGCGAGCCGCCACGACTGGCGGACGCGGAGCGCGACCGCCTCTTCGAGTGGACACGAAGCGACAACGGACGCCTGAACGTCAACAGCGCGACCCGGGGCGAAGTGCGGGCGACGCTGAATCGCGCGGGTCACGCCCGCGATATCGTCACCGTCGAACGGCTGGGCTTGCTCGAACAGAGCGTCGTCTGCGCGGAGGGCACCGACCCGCCGGGCTTGCTCGCCAGCGTCGGCGAATACTTGCCCGCGGAGCTCAAATGTGTCATTCCCTGA
- a CDS encoding DUF5803 family protein has translation MNRRYLLPLALVALVLTSGCLGFFGSQSVSGDRLDEDPPEPYVWDSGVNAHITITENARFQAVYRLNRSSVELFRRDGFGGRNSIPVSAVRYRYPNGTVISGTELRARGGAVDRSRSRVSVTLPSGAEGGKLAFTSSSTPKRFSLPTFVNGSYAVVLPPNRRVEVFPFGKVNPGGYTVESDGDRRIIRWDSVETDSISVQFYLQRDLFIFGGAAAVLAAVGAGGLFYYKRRIEALRERREELGLDVDTEDDEFSDDPPPGMG, from the coding sequence ATGAACCGTCGGTACCTGCTCCCCCTCGCGCTCGTGGCGCTCGTTCTCACCTCCGGCTGTCTGGGCTTTTTCGGCTCGCAGTCGGTTTCCGGCGACCGGCTCGACGAAGACCCGCCCGAACCGTACGTCTGGGACAGCGGCGTGAACGCCCACATCACGATCACGGAGAACGCACGGTTTCAGGCGGTCTATCGACTGAATCGCTCGTCGGTCGAGCTGTTCCGCCGCGACGGCTTCGGCGGCCGTAACTCCATTCCCGTCTCGGCGGTGCGCTATCGCTACCCCAACGGGACGGTCATCTCCGGCACCGAGCTTCGAGCACGCGGCGGCGCCGTCGACCGCTCGCGTTCGCGGGTGTCGGTCACCCTCCCGTCGGGCGCCGAGGGTGGAAAACTCGCGTTCACCTCCTCCAGTACGCCCAAGCGGTTCAGCCTCCCGACGTTCGTCAACGGCTCCTACGCGGTCGTATTGCCGCCGAACCGCCGCGTCGAGGTGTTCCCATTCGGGAAGGTCAACCCCGGCGGCTACACGGTCGAGAGCGACGGTGACCGGCGGATCATCCGGTGGGACAGCGTCGAAACCGACTCCATCTCCGTCCAGTTCTACCTCCAGCGCGACCTGTTCATCTTCGGCGGTGCCGCGGCCGTCCTCGCTGCCGTCGGCGCCGGGGGCCTCTTTTATTACAAGCGCCGGATCGAGGCGCTCCGCGAGCGACGCGAGGAACTCGGCCTCGACGTCGACACCGAGGACGACGAGTTCAGCGACGACCCGCCGCCTGGGATGGGGTAG
- a CDS encoding competence/damage-inducible protein A, with amino-acid sequence MRVAVVTVGDELLSGDTVDTNAAWLCDRLDERGVSVERVTTVPDRVADIARVVNEYRAEYDAVIVTGGVGPTHDDVTMDGVAAAFGREVVPNADAEAWLDDHGDYAVADLTAGTTHLPAGARMLPNPEGVAPGAVVESVYVMPGVPTEMKGMFETVIGEFEGDPTYVEEVRTSEPESALLDRIEAVREAFDVTIGSYPGEEVRLKVMAADAETAAAAAAWLRDRVDA; translated from the coding sequence ATGCGAGTTGCGGTCGTCACCGTCGGCGACGAACTGCTGTCCGGGGACACGGTCGACACGAACGCCGCGTGGCTGTGTGACCGCCTCGACGAGCGTGGCGTGTCGGTCGAGCGAGTCACGACCGTCCCGGATCGGGTCGCCGACATCGCCCGCGTGGTCAACGAGTACCGCGCCGAGTACGACGCGGTGATCGTCACCGGCGGCGTCGGGCCGACACACGACGACGTGACGATGGACGGCGTCGCCGCGGCGTTCGGGCGCGAGGTGGTCCCCAACGCGGACGCGGAGGCGTGGCTCGACGACCACGGCGACTACGCCGTCGCCGACCTCACGGCGGGGACGACCCACCTCCCTGCGGGGGCGCGGATGCTCCCGAACCCCGAGGGGGTAGCGCCCGGCGCGGTCGTCGAGAGCGTCTACGTCATGCCCGGTGTGCCGACGGAGATGAAGGGAATGTTCGAGACGGTGATCGGGGAGTTCGAGGGCGACCCGACCTACGTCGAGGAGGTGCGGACGAGCGAACCGGAGAGCGCGCTGCTGGACCGGATCGAGGCCGTGCGCGAGGCGTTCGACGTGACGATCGGGAGCTATCCGGGCGAGGAGGTGCGGCTGAAAGTGATGGCCGCGGACGCGGAGACGGCGGCGGCGGCGGCCGCGTGGCTCCGCGACCGGGTCGACGCCTAA
- a CDS encoding ATP-NAD kinase family protein, with product MRLGFVVNPIAGMGGRVGLKGTDDKVEEARARGATPRSPPRAERALAAIRERLPDVTLLTWGEPMGATLAREAGFDPEVLGHPEGDETTAADTRAAVSAFLDAEADLISFVGGDGTAADVADALEGTDTPMLGIPGGVKVYSSVFAVSPEDAADVLASFERTERREVMDIDEDEYREGSVIPELRAVAWVPVGEDLQSSKQTGSGNVEAVAEGVAAEVESGVTYVLGPGSTVGAVKEALGFAGSPLGVDVWRDGAVLARDATEAEILDALGDRNVIVVSPIGGQGFIFGRGNPQLSPAVIRQCEVQVVASRSKLDDIGALRVDTDDPELDADLRGWTRVRVGRFESRLLEVR from the coding sequence ATGCGACTCGGGTTCGTAGTCAACCCCATCGCCGGCATGGGCGGACGGGTCGGCCTCAAAGGCACCGACGACAAGGTCGAGGAGGCACGCGCCCGCGGTGCGACGCCACGCTCGCCGCCCCGCGCCGAGCGTGCCCTCGCGGCCATCCGGGAACGACTCCCCGACGTGACGCTGTTGACCTGGGGCGAGCCGATGGGGGCGACGCTCGCGCGCGAGGCGGGGTTCGATCCCGAGGTGCTCGGTCATCCCGAGGGCGACGAGACGACGGCGGCCGACACCCGCGCGGCCGTGTCGGCCTTCCTCGATGCCGAGGCCGACCTGATCTCGTTCGTCGGCGGCGACGGCACCGCCGCCGACGTGGCCGACGCCCTCGAAGGAACCGACACGCCGATGCTGGGGATTCCCGGCGGCGTGAAGGTGTACTCCTCGGTCTTTGCCGTCTCGCCGGAGGACGCCGCGGACGTGTTGGCCTCCTTCGAGCGGACCGAGCGCCGGGAGGTCATGGACATCGACGAGGACGAGTACCGCGAGGGGTCGGTGATCCCCGAACTCCGGGCCGTGGCGTGGGTGCCGGTTGGCGAGGACCTGCAGTCGTCGAAACAGACCGGGAGCGGGAACGTCGAGGCGGTGGCCGAAGGGGTCGCCGCGGAGGTGGAGTCGGGCGTCACGTACGTCCTCGGTCCGGGGAGTACGGTCGGTGCGGTCAAGGAAGCGCTGGGCTTTGCGGGGTCGCCCCTCGGCGTCGACGTCTGGCGCGACGGCGCAGTGCTCGCCCGCGACGCGACGGAGGCGGAGATTCTGGACGCCCTCGGCGACCGGAACGTCATCGTCGTCTCGCCCATCGGCGGGCAGGGGTTCATCTTCGGCCGCGGGAACCCACAACTCTCGCCGGCGGTGATCCGTCAGTGCGAGGTTCAAGTGGTCGCCTCGCGGTCGAAACTCGACGACATCGGGGCGCTCCGGGTCGACACCGACGACCCGGAACTCGACGCCGACCTCCGTGGCTGGACGCGGGTCCGGGTCGGCCGTTTCGAGTCCCGGCTGTTGGAAGTTCGGTAA